In Lepus europaeus isolate LE1 chromosome 9, mLepTim1.pri, whole genome shotgun sequence, the following are encoded in one genomic region:
- the LOC133766523 gene encoding thioredoxin-like protein 1, whose protein sequence is MVGVKPVGSDPDFQPELSGAGSRLAVVKFTMRGCGPCLRIAPAFSSMSNKYPQAVFLEVDVHQCQGTAATNNISATPTFLFFRNKVRIDQYQGADAVGLEEKIKQHLENDPGSNEDTDIPKGYMDLMPFINKAGCECLNESDEHGFDNCLRKDLTFLESDCDEQLLITVAFNQPVKLYSMKFQGPDNGQGPKYVKIFINLPRSMDFEEAERSEPTQALELTEDDIKEDGIVPLRYVKFQNVNSVTIFVQSNQGEEETTRISYFTFIGTPVQATNMNDFKRVVGKKGESH, encoded by the coding sequence ATGGTGGGAGTGAAGCCGGTCGGGAGCGACCCGGATTTCCAGCCGGAGCTGAGCGGCGCGGGCTCCAGACTCGCCGTGGTCAAGTTCACCATGAGAGGGTGTGGACCATGTTTGAGGATTGCCCCAGCATTCAGTTCTATGAGTAATAAATATCCTCAGGCTGTTTTCTTGGAAGTAGATGTACATCAGTGTCAGGGAACAGCTGCCACCAACAATATATCAGCAACacctacatttttgttttttcgaAACAAAGTGAGAATTGATCAATATCAAGGAGCAGATGCTGTGGGACTAGAAGAAAAAATCAAGCAGCATTTAGAAAATGACCCTGGAAGCAATGAGGACACAGATATTCCAAAAGGCTATATGGATCTAATGCCTTTTATTAATAAAGCTGGCTGTGAATGTCTTAATGAAAGTGATGAACATGGTTTTGACAATTGTTTACGAAAAGACCTGACCTTTTTGGAATCTGACTGTGATGAACAGCTGCTTATTACTGTGGCTTTCAATCAACCTGTTAAGCTTTATTCCATGAAATTTCAAGGGCCAGATAATGGTCAGGGTCCGAAGTATGTAAAAATCTTTATCAACCTACCCCGATCTATGGATTttgaagaggcagaaagaagtgAACCAACTCAAGCTCTGGAACTAACAGAGGATGATATTAAAGAAGATGGCATTGTTCCACTTCGTTATGTCAAGTTTCAGAATGTGAACAGTGTAACTATATTTGTTCAGTCCAATCAAGGTGAAGAAGAAACAACAagaatttcatattttacttttattggtACTCCAGTCCAAGCAACAAATATGAATGATTTCAAGCGAGTAGTTGGCAAAAAAGGAGAAAGCCACTAA